The following proteins come from a genomic window of Nocardiopsis sp. YSL2:
- a CDS encoding FAD-dependent monooxygenase: MNEDTERTRVLIVGAGPVGLVLACELLCAGVNVEIISKTKRESPHSRATILWPRVLELLDRVGVADRLVLGGHYFDQMNYYSNKRRIGLVRFDRLRGVAYPFAITIPQWRTERILEEHLTALGGTVRYDHTFLGGEQSVDGVTCRLREPDGRERVREFDWVVGADGYGSTVRTEFGFRFAGRSLRTRLAITDAHLVGEATSSEVGYYLTRTGNMVLAPLGDGVFRVGASVPEGHEGDTADRAFFERLLKERVPGVHGLGEMKFSGIFTAHVRSADTYHRGRVFLVGDAAHAMSPSGAQGLNTGIQDAVNLGWKLAGVVNGRYRHHLLDSYDRERRPAVEEVAALSTRLARIGLYSTWSRTSARDAAYRVGTATRLLENFLAPRLAQLDTHYGRRRRGRGPTVGERLPLGWRRTSTMPSLAVDQYTILLWPGLQYQFDRWTGFVAGLRQKVAGAAITDLGGRPPGPLADKLGTKPIALVVRPDGHLDALLRMDGGPSAHHAEELGRLVARTTTDADGRSIARPAPHAAVAP; encoded by the coding sequence CATCCTCTGGCCCCGCGTCCTGGAACTCCTGGACCGCGTCGGAGTCGCCGACCGCCTGGTCCTCGGCGGTCACTACTTCGACCAGATGAACTACTACTCGAACAAGCGCAGGATCGGCCTGGTCCGGTTCGACCGGTTGCGCGGCGTCGCGTACCCGTTCGCGATCACCATCCCGCAGTGGCGGACCGAGAGGATTCTGGAGGAGCATCTCACCGCGCTCGGTGGCACGGTCCGCTACGACCACACGTTCCTCGGGGGCGAGCAGTCCGTGGACGGGGTCACGTGCCGTCTCCGGGAACCGGATGGCCGGGAGCGTGTCAGGGAGTTCGACTGGGTCGTCGGCGCCGACGGGTACGGCAGCACGGTCCGCACGGAGTTCGGCTTCCGGTTCGCGGGCAGGTCCTTGCGCACGCGGCTGGCCATCACCGACGCCCACCTGGTCGGTGAGGCCACCAGCAGCGAGGTCGGCTACTACCTGACGCGAACGGGGAACATGGTGCTCGCCCCTCTGGGCGACGGGGTGTTCCGGGTGGGAGCCAGCGTCCCCGAAGGCCACGAGGGCGACACCGCGGACCGCGCCTTCTTCGAACGGCTGCTCAAGGAGAGGGTGCCGGGTGTCCACGGACTCGGGGAGATGAAGTTCAGCGGGATCTTCACCGCCCACGTGAGATCCGCGGACACGTACCACCGCGGACGGGTGTTCCTGGTCGGCGACGCCGCCCACGCGATGAGCCCCTCCGGAGCCCAGGGGCTGAACACCGGCATCCAGGATGCCGTGAACCTGGGATGGAAGCTCGCGGGTGTGGTGAACGGACGGTACCGACACCACCTCCTGGACAGCTACGACAGGGAGCGCAGGCCCGCTGTGGAGGAGGTCGCCGCGCTGTCGACCCGGCTCGCTCGGATCGGCCTGTACTCCACGTGGAGCCGGACCAGCGCCAGGGACGCCGCCTACCGGGTCGGTACCGCGACCCGGCTGCTGGAGAACTTCCTCGCTCCCCGACTGGCCCAGCTCGACACGCACTACGGGCGGCGGAGGCGAGGACGCGGACCGACCGTGGGCGAGCGCCTTCCCCTCGGGTGGCGGAGGACCAGCACCATGCCCTCACTCGCCGTCGACCAGTACACCATCCTGCTCTGGCCGGGGCTCCAGTACCAGTTCGACCGGTGGACGGGCTTCGTCGCCGGCCTTCGGCAGAAGGTCGCCGGAGCCGCCATCACCGATCTGGGAGGGCGCCCGCCGGGGCCGCTGGCCGACAAGCTCGGCACGAAGCCGATCGCGTTGGTCGTGCGCCCGGACGGACACCTCGACGCGCTCCTGCGGATGGACGGCGGCCCCTCCGCGCACCACGCGGAGGAACTGGGGCGCCTGGTCGCCCGCACCACCACCGACGCGGACGGGCGGAGCATCGCCCGCCCCGCTCCGCATGCGGCCGTGGCCCCCTGA
- a CDS encoding carboxymuconolactone decarboxylase family protein yields MSDRVTLTEVSEMSAEQLSVYEKFQSNLTRALLLTKGSAAPHLALGASFTVGLLSDLDREVIVMRVAKLRESEFERRLHYPLALKAGLSEEEIAAIEDGYFDRMDDSRAALVRYVDDCILRHRASEAAFHTLAEHYSQNEIAEVTHLTGHCAMTAMYLDSLGIPLDEETASWGRLTEIQD; encoded by the coding sequence ATGTCCGACCGCGTGACCCTGACCGAGGTTTCCGAGATGTCGGCCGAACAGCTGAGCGTGTACGAGAAGTTCCAGTCCAACCTGACCCGTGCGCTCCTGCTCACCAAGGGGTCGGCCGCTCCACACCTGGCTCTCGGGGCCTCCTTCACCGTCGGGCTGCTCAGCGACCTCGACAGGGAGGTCATCGTCATGCGGGTGGCCAAACTCCGCGAGAGCGAGTTCGAGCGGCGGCTGCACTACCCGCTGGCGCTGAAGGCCGGGCTCAGCGAGGAGGAGATCGCGGCCATCGAGGACGGCTACTTCGACCGGATGGACGACAGCCGGGCGGCTCTGGTCCGGTACGTGGACGACTGCATCCTGCGGCACCGGGCCAGTGAGGCCGCCTTCCACACCCTCGCGGAGCACTACTCCCAGAACGAGATCGCCGAGGTCACCCACCTCACCGGGCACTGCGCCATGACGGCGATGTACCTCGACAGCCTGGGCATCCCCCTCGACGAGGAGACCGCCTCCTGGGGGCGG